The Lactuca sativa cultivar Salinas chromosome 2, Lsat_Salinas_v11, whole genome shotgun sequence genome includes the window ATGAAAAAAAACAAAGGGATTGTACTTGTTTTCTGTTTTTTAATCTATAACTTAAAAGCATGACATAAGTTATATCATCAGATAAAATATTGTCGATATGTTTAAAATGAGAATATATGTTATTAAATATGAATATGGTGTTTAATAATTTGATATAAAAATATagattagataaataaataaagcgaTGAAATTATTTATAGAGGTTTATGAGATAATGGAAGGTGGTTTATAAAATTTACAAGGTTATATGTATGGTGTTGATGTGACATAGGTGAGTTGTATATATAGACTTTAAATGAGATCGAGGCTTCTCACGATCAatcaataaatatattatattatattatataataaagataGTAAAAGGGTAGGTATATAGGTACTACAAAATTATAACAGATCAAAAAACATGGGTAAAAAAACGACCTTATGAATTTGCTTCCATCAACGGTGGGTGTAGACTGATGATAAGCCGAATTAGCCATCAATCAATCTAGCTTTCACCTCTATCTACGAAAAGCGATAAATTCCATTCTCATCTCCACCGCTATATCATCGTCTCTagatttctttttaaaacattcgtCAAGAACTCCAAATTAAATATTAATGGAGTCTGTGGTATCTGGTCTAGAAGGATCACTCTTGAAGAACAACGATCCTTTCTCTTACTTCATGCTACTAGCTTTCGAAGCCTCCGGTTTAACCCGCTTCACATTTCTACTACTAATTTGGCCGGTAATCCGACTACTAGATATTTGTGGGAAGGGCGACACTGGTGTAAAGCTGGCCATTTTTTTTGCCACCGCCGGCGTTTCCATGTCGGAGATTGAATCTGTGGCGAGAGCAGTTCTGCCCAAGTTTTATCTTGATGACCTTGACAAAGATGCTTGGAGGGTGTTTAGCTCCGGTGAAAGAAGGGTGGTCGTGACCAAGATGCCGAGGGTTATGGTGGAGCGGTTTGCCAGGGAGCATCTCGGAGCAGATGATGTTGTTGGGAGTGAACTTGGGGTTAGCCGGTTTGGGTTAGCCACGGGGTTAGTCCAGGTGGGTGATTTTGGTGGCTCAATTTGTGATCGTATTGCAGCCATGTTTGAAGATAAACAACCTAGCTTAGGGATAGGAAGACGCCATTCTGATTCTTCATTTTTATCTCTATGCAAggtaataaattaaattaattaaatcctttttaattcatatatatatataatcttgcgTGCATGAAAGAAAGCTTACTAATTCATATATATATGCAACAGGAACAAGTGAATGCACCTTACCTGATAACCAACAACCAGAAGCATATCGCCGATCAAGAAATCCAGCCGGTGCCGGTGCCGGTGATCTTCCATGATGGACGCCTCGTAAAGAGGCCGACTCCCTCCACAGCTTTTTTGATCCTCCTTTGGATCCCATTCGGAATCATACTTTCAATCACTCGTATAATTGTCGCCCACATTTTACCAATGTGTATGGTTCCTTACGTGATGGCATTCTTCGGCGGGAGAGTCATTGTGAGAGGAATTCCACCATCGCCACCTTCCCGCCGGTCAAACTCCGGCGTGCTATTCGTCTGTACCCACCGAAGCCTAATGGACCCCCTTGCGTTATCGGCAGTTCTCCAACGCAAGATCCCGGCGGTCACCTACTCACTATCAAGATTATCCGAGCTCCTGTCTCCGATCCGAACCGTCCGTTTGACCCGAAACCGACACGTGGATGCGGAACGGATAAAAAAAGGATTATCCGAAGGTGATTTGGTGATTTGCCCGGAAGGTACAACTTGCAGAGAACCCTTTCTGCTCCGATTTAGTGCGCTTTTTGCAGAACTAACCGATCGAATTGTGCCCGTTGCAATGAATTATCGACTCGAGTTTTTCCATGCAACCACTGCTAGGGGTTGGAAAGGTTTAGACCCTATTTTTTTCTTGATGAACCCAACACCCATGTACGAGGTGATATTCTTGAACCAGTTGCCGGCAGAGGCAACATGTTCGTCGGGAAAGAGCCCTCAAGACGTCGCGAATTATGTTCAGAGAATCTTGGCGGCAAGTTTAGGGTTTGAGTGCACAAATTTTACGAGGAAGGACAAGTACAGAGTTCTTGCAGGGAATGACGGAACAATGGATCAGCCTAAGAAAAACGGTCGGACCGTGAACAAAGTGGTGATGTAATTATTTACATATTTCActcaaataaatattttatttattctaatatTTTCATTTTGATCGGTTTTTCTTGGTTTTTTAGCTAGCTGTTATATTTTTCTTGGCGAATTCAATTGTCTATGATAAATTATAGgcgtgtattattattattattattattattattattattatatataagaGAATATATAATGTATAGTTTAATGTATAAGTAAAATGGAGTGAAAAGTCTAACTTTTAATTGACTGATAAATTTAACTATAGTTATATGTTAGGTTGTCAACTgtttttatattttagaaaaaaaaaaggatgaATTTGTatgaaaaataatatgattatgtgGAAAATCATTAAATTTATAGAGTTCAATTAATTATAGATTGTTTAATTATATAAATACCAGACGAATTCTCATTCGTTATACAAAAATATAATTATACAGTTAAAATTATACCCACTTATGAGAAGGGGCAAGTGAAACATGTTTACACGACTTACTTTTTTAGGGGGacggaattttttttatattatattcaaccatcaacaaTTGGGCACAAATACAAATGAATGAAAGATAGTCTAGTCGTCCAGAACACAGTCCAACTTTTCGATCAGTTGTAGACTCGTAGTCCACCCGTGAACGCGAACGCAAATACAAAAGGCAGATTGGCAGAAGCGAATATTAGTGATCATTCAAGATCAAGCGAGAGGCGGAGGGGGATAATCGATTACGAAAACTCGCTCCTGACTCATGCAGTCATGCTATTGCTAATTAGGTAAATAGGTAATCATCAATCATAAGTAAATGATTGTATTGGTTCCTTTAGAAACAATTGAAATTGACGACCACAAAAGATAGAGATATTTTTTGTTGGTTTCATTCCTTAATTTGGTGATCTTAAAGAGATCTTCCAAGTGTTTGATATAATACTAAAAAGAAATTGTTATGGTGCAAAATGTATGTGAATGATGTGTTTGGTCGGGATGACTGATGGATATCTTCTTTTGACTTGTTATTAAAACACCCGTCGATCAAAAGCATTTCATGCCTTTTAATTTGTCATTCCTAAACCAAATCGAAAAATTATTCTTGTCTACCAAGCATATGGGAAACGAACCACTTATTACTATTTATATGGGCTTTGATTCTTGTTGAAAATGTAATAGTgctattaaaattatgtttttttttttctagttttttaggtttcttatatttataattatttttattgcTTAAAAGCCGTAATTACATATGTTGATTATagaaataacttgtaatctcatgTTTTTAATGAGTATCATTACATCATGGCCATATTCTTGTTCTCTATGTACAAACACGTGAGGATTTCATCGTTGTTAGTAATGAAATCAACATACCAGGTATAAATAACCCAACTACTTCATATTATATTCAAATATGATGTGAATGACAAATGGTACATGACTAAAACATACTGAAAATAGTTGTTATTTATGCTTTAAGATTCCATTTTGACGACTTTTAACCTCCTTTTGCTTTTTGTCCAAAATTTGCGAGGATAGGACCCGCCAATCTTTACACCAGGCAATACTGGATTGGAAAGTTGCTTAGGTATG containing:
- the LOC111910613 gene encoding glycerol-3-phosphate acyltransferase 5 produces the protein MESVVSGLEGSLLKNNDPFSYFMLLAFEASGLTRFTFLLLIWPVIRLLDICGKGDTGVKLAIFFATAGVSMSEIESVARAVLPKFYLDDLDKDAWRVFSSGERRVVVTKMPRVMVERFAREHLGADDVVGSELGVSRFGLATGLVQVGDFGGSICDRIAAMFEDKQPSLGIGRRHSDSSFLSLCKEQVNAPYLITNNQKHIADQEIQPVPVPVIFHDGRLVKRPTPSTAFLILLWIPFGIILSITRIIVAHILPMCMVPYVMAFFGGRVIVRGIPPSPPSRRSNSGVLFVCTHRSLMDPLALSAVLQRKIPAVTYSLSRLSELLSPIRTVRLTRNRHVDAERIKKGLSEGDLVICPEGTTCREPFLLRFSALFAELTDRIVPVAMNYRLEFFHATTARGWKGLDPIFFLMNPTPMYEVIFLNQLPAEATCSSGKSPQDVANYVQRILAASLGFECTNFTRKDKYRVLAGNDGTMDQPKKNGRTVNKVVM